Within the Rhodothermales bacterium genome, the region CGTGGGACTGTTGATCGTCGCGTAGGTTGAAGGGTTGATGGCGGTACTTGTACTGTAGAGGAAAGGACGAATCCCGCCTCCCGACGGAGGTTGGAAAACAGCATAGGTGCCGATGCCGCGGTTGTCAGCATTTAAGTCCGTGAGCATCAACGCAAAGTAATCGCTCCAACCTTCGCCCATCTGCTCGCCGTCGACCTGTCCATTGACCAAAAAATTGGCCAGGCAAGTACTCTGGCTAGGACCACCGGTAAGCCGGTTCGAGATCCCATGCGCGTACTCGTGCACGATGATGCCGTTGTCGAAATCGCTGTCTCTGGCTGGTGGATTTGTCGTGTTACTCCGGGCGGTTCCATTTACCGGTATTGCCGCCTTGATGACCGCTCCGTCAGCCAGGCTGATCATACCCGATGGGATGATAATGTCGCCGCCAGTGCCATCGTTGCCCAGGGTAATAACGGCCGGAGTGGCAACGTTATTGACGATCACCACGGCAGTAGCGCCGGCAACCTGCGCGTTACGCGCCTTCGTCACAAAGGAACAGGTCCCCCGGTCGATGAGGGCGATATTACCGGCGATGGCTGCAGCGTTAATCAGCGACCCACAGCCGTCCGATGTCGTGCCGGAGCCATCATCTGCGACCACGATCGCGCCCGACACACCTGTCAGGTTTAGAGCTGGTCCAAACGCCGCGCCACTCATCGCATAGGTTGCGTTGACCGGGGCACCCACGACGAGTTCGTTGGGAAGGCCTGTGGTCCAGACAAACATTTGCATCCGGGGCGGGAGACCGTCGACCGGTGTGAAGAAGTTAGCATTGTTGGTGCCGCTGCCATCCTGAGCCTCCGCGCGCACGTAGTCGCCGCCCAGGCCTTTATTACCTATGTTTTTTGTCTGGAAGTTACCAGCCGCTTCGTCGAAGCCGTACTGGTAGGCGATATCGTGGGTAAGGTTGTTCCAGTAAAAGAGGTTGGTGACGGCGGCATCACGATAAGTGGCCGGCCCTTGAGTAAAATCCAGCGGAAAATCGAAAACGAGATTGCTACCGCCACTCGGGTCGCTTCCGGGATCAGGGATGCCGTCTGCATTGACGTCGGTGTAGGCGTGGACGTTATTCCCCCGGGTGGTCGTAAAAGTAGTCGTCCCGTCTTTGTGCCAGCCAAGAGGAGAAGCAATGGGGTCCGCCGGGTTCGATACGAGCTCGCGCAGGTCCACATAGGGATTGCCTGCGTGGCTTGGGCTTTCGACCGGGGCCGGATAAACCCGGTAGGAACCTCCGTTTGGCGGTGCGGCTGAAGGGGCCGATGGAAGGGTATGCGCGTACGGAATCATAGGCACTTGAGCCACATACTCGCGCACCTGGGATACAAAACTCGTCGCGGGGTCTTCAAACACCCCGCCATGCTCGTGAACCACAAGGTCCGTTGTCTGAATCACCTCTCCCGTTATCGCATCGACAAAGCTGCTCCAGTAGTGTTGGCCGTCTTCCGAGTAGATACCCACATTCCAGACCAGGTAAATTTCCCCCGTCGTCGTCGGCAGGTACACCAGATCGGCCCGGATGGGCTCAAGCGCGATGCCTCCACGACTCAACACGACATCATAAGGAGACCTGGCTTTCCGTTGGGCGAGGTTCCGAGGCGTCGGCTGGATTGTGAGCGTCTCGCTCACTTCGAGTTCCAGTTTGCGCGCCGCTTCGTGCACCGCCTCCTGCGGTCCGAGGGATCGCGTCTTGCTCCGTATGGATTTCGCAATTTCCGGCCTGAACCGATTGGCCACATGGAGGATCTGGCCCTCAGCGGTGATACTCAAATTGATCTGTGCGCCAAAAACCGGGACTTCTTCAAAAAACTGCTGAAGGATGATGTGGGTGACGCCATTGTGTTTGCTGACATACTGGTCGGTCACGACCAGACTAGCCAAATCGGCTTGCGTTATACCCAGTGCTTGTGCGTGCTCCTTAATGAATCTCGCCGTTGCATCGCTGCTCAATTGTTGCGCGTGGACCTGCGACAGTGGCTGGAAAACGTACGACAAGAGCATAAGCGCGAGTAGTATCCTCTGCTTTTGCATGGTAGATCCTCTTGTTGAGATGTGGCAGATGATGATGCAAGGGGAGCAAAATGACGGAATAAAGATCTGTTTGATGCATCGTTTGGGCTTCCTGACTAGTGCCCGGTAACACATGGGCTCCTTTTTGCCCTGTTGACAGGAAACAACAACGTGTGTACGAACTGCATCCAGAACGTAATTAATGTTTTACAAACACAAGTGTCAACGTGACCGTCGCCCAAAGCCATTCATTAATTACACTAGCCCGCCTTCCGAGCTCTCCGACACAGCTTAACCTTCACCAATACAACGTACATACATTGGGTCTGCACTTACAGACCCGAGCCTGCTTCGGACGAGCGCCCGCTCCGCATTGCCGGTCGAGCGTTCCAGCGGCGCCTGCTCATCGGTCGGCCTCGATGTACAGGCGTTTGCGTTCCTCGGTGTACTCCCACCAGGGCCGCGGTTCATCGCCGGCCATGAAGCGGGTGACAGAGATGAAGACATCCAGCACGCATGGATCCTGCCGTAGCCCCGTGAGGTGGCAGAGCCGATCGTAGAGTTCGAACGGATCCTTCCCGACCAGTTGTTCTGGGGATTCGATGCCGAGCAGCACCAGGTCGCCGGCGCTTGCCTTGCCGATGTTCGGCAGATCGGTGAGTCGGTTCAGCCGGGAGCGATTTACCTTCTGCGGATTCATCGAGATACTTCGCCAGGGTTTGAGGGCGTCAAGGCCGGATCGGCGTCCCGTCGTGGCTCCGGATCTGCGTCCAGTCGGTGTTTACCTTTTCGGGGATCGGATACCGAGCGGCCGCCACCTCGTCAATATCCACCCCGAGTCCGGGCGCTTCGTTGACGATCATGTAGCCGTTGTCCATCGTCGGCGCGCCCGGGAAGACCTCGCGCAGCCGATCGGAGAACCGGACGGCTTCCTGGATGCCGAAGTTCCACACCGCGAGGTCGATGTGGGCGTTGGCGGCGTGGCCGACCGGTGACACGTCGCCCGGCCCGTGCCAGGCGGTCCGCACGCCAAACGCTTCACCGAGGCGCGCCACCTTCATCGCCGGCGTGATGCCCCCGATCTGCGAGATGTGGATCCGGATATAATCGAACAGCCGCTCGGACATCGGCCCGATCCACTCGTGCGGGTTGTTGTACAACTCCCCCATGGCGAGCGGGACACTCGTTTGTTGCCGCAGCAGCCGGAAGAAGCCGATGTTTTCCGGGGAGAATGGGTCCTCGATAAAAAACGGCCGATAGGGCTCGAGGGCCTTGACGAGGTTGATGGCGTCGTTGGGCTGGAGCCGCTCGTGGATATCGTGCAGGAGTTCGACGCGGTCGCCGCAGACCTCGCGGACGTGCGCAAACAGCTCCGGGATCATTTTCAGATAATAGTGGCGGTCCATATAGCTGTCCGCCGGCATCCCGTATCCGTGCCGTTTAAAATCCGGCTCGCCCGACAGGTTGGCCGCCCCGTACGCCCCGAGCTGGATGCGGACGTGTCGGAAGCCCTGGTCCATGAACCCCTTCACCTGCTCTGCGACGGCCTCGGGCGTGCTTCCGCCGGCGTGGGCGTACGTGTCGACCGCGAACCGGCAGCGTCCGCCGAGGAGCTGGTAGACCGACATGCCGGCGCGTTTGCCCTTGATGTCCCACAGCGCCTGGTCGAGCCCGCTCAACGCGTTGTTCAGCACCGGCCCGTTGCGCCAGTAGGAGCTGACGTACGCCGACTGCCACACATCCTCGATGTCGTCCGCGATCCGGCCGACGGCGAAGTCGTTGAGGTATTGATTTACGGCCGAGACCACAGAGTGCGCGCGCTGCCGGAAGGTGGCGCAGCCGAGTCCATACAGCCCCGGCTCGCTGGTCTCGACCTTTACGACGACCAGTTCGATCCCGTCGGGTGCGGTAGCGATGGCGCGGACGTTGGTGATTTTGACGGGTGGGAGGCCGCGCGGTGCGCCGGCGAGCGCTTCCGCGTGAGAGGGCCGAAGCCCCAGGGCGCTGGCGGCGGCGCCAAGGCCGATGCCTTTGATGAGTTCGCGACGATCCATGGGGATGAGGGCTTGGTGAGATTGGATAAATGATCACCCAATAAACGACCCCATCCGCCTGCGAATCAATGCCCGTTCTTGATCTCCTCTCGCAAATTCCAGCGCACGCGATAGCTGACTGAGTCGCGACGCCCCGTCTCCAAGGCGCTCGTACACCTGCGCCAACACACAATGGTAGAGGTGTTCGTGGCCCGTCAACTCCGCCTCGTCCAGCGCCTGGAGCGCTTGCAACGCGCCGACGTTTTCGCCCATC harbors:
- a CDS encoding helix-hairpin-helix domain-containing protein codes for the protein MNPQKVNRSRLNRLTDLPNIGKASAGDLVLLGIESPEQLVGKDPFELYDRLCHLTGLRQDPCVLDVFISVTRFMAGDEPRPWWEYTEERKRLYIEADR
- a CDS encoding enolase C-terminal domain-like protein: MDRRELIKGIGLGAAASALGLRPSHAEALAGAPRGLPPVKITNVRAIATAPDGIELVVVKVETSEPGLYGLGCATFRQRAHSVVSAVNQYLNDFAVGRIADDIEDVWQSAYVSSYWRNGPVLNNALSGLDQALWDIKGKRAGMSVYQLLGGRCRFAVDTYAHAGGSTPEAVAEQVKGFMDQGFRHVRIQLGAYGAANLSGEPDFKRHGYGMPADSYMDRHYYLKMIPELFAHVREVCGDRVELLHDIHERLQPNDAINLVKALEPYRPFFIEDPFSPENIGFFRLLRQQTSVPLAMGELYNNPHEWIGPMSERLFDYIRIHISQIGGITPAMKVARLGEAFGVRTAWHGPGDVSPVGHAANAHIDLAVWNFGIQEAVRFSDRLREVFPGAPTMDNGYMIVNEAPGLGVDIDEVAAARYPIPEKVNTDWTQIRSHDGTPIRP
- a CDS encoding M36 family metallopeptidase, coding for MQKQRILLALMLLSYVFQPLSQVHAQQLSSDATARFIKEHAQALGITQADLASLVVTDQYVSKHNGVTHIILQQFFEEVPVFGAQINLSITAEGQILHVANRFRPEIAKSIRSKTRSLGPQEAVHEAARKLELEVSETLTIQPTPRNLAQRKARSPYDVVLSRGGIALEPIRADLVYLPTTTGEIYLVWNVGIYSEDGQHYWSSFVDAITGEVIQTTDLVVHEHGGVFEDPATSFVSQVREYVAQVPMIPYAHTLPSAPSAAPPNGGSYRVYPAPVESPSHAGNPYVDLRELVSNPADPIASPLGWHKDGTTTFTTTRGNNVHAYTDVNADGIPDPGSDPSGGSNLVFDFPLDFTQGPATYRDAAVTNLFYWNNLTHDIAYQYGFDEAAGNFQTKNIGNKGLGGDYVRAEAQDGSGTNNANFFTPVDGLPPRMQMFVWTTGLPNELVVGAPVNATYAMSGAAFGPALNLTGVSGAIVVADDGSGTTSDGCGSLINAAAIAGNIALIDRGTCSFVTKARNAQVAGATAVVIVNNVATPAVITLGNDGTGGDIIIPSGMISLADGAVIKAAIPVNGTARSNTTNPPARDSDFDNGIIVHEYAHGISNRLTGGPSQSTCLANFLVNGQVDGEQMGEGWSDYFALMLTDLNADNRGIGTYAVFQPPSGGGIRPFLYSTSTAINPSTYATINSPTITVPHGVGTVWATMLWDMTRALIDQHGFDPDLYKGDGGNNLAIQLVTDGMKLQPCNPGFVDGRDAILAADAVLTRGENTCSIWTAFAKRGLGYSADQGAFFTRFDGTEAFDLPPLCGLIAEVDALLSNGTLDNGQHNSLLSKLLQVQEKIAEGQTNVAINVLNAFISEVNELVTEGVLTAAQGQTLIDGAAAVIVQLGGSAPVSKLAEAPAEMSLSLQADLPKEFAIEQNYPNPFNPTTRIRFALPEATVVRLYVYDVMGREVERLVEGNMQAGYHEVSFGNDQLPSGIYFYRIEAGTFVDVKRMVLVK